In the genome of Vigna radiata var. radiata cultivar VC1973A unplaced genomic scaffold, Vradiata_ver6 scaffold_100, whole genome shotgun sequence, one region contains:
- the LOC106755338 gene encoding uncharacterized protein LOC106755338 isoform X1 encodes MVQSLSLSTLATCGKIPNQKIPSWMTPFEPFNRSQITSASGRHLVCWNHSVHSFFLIGYPYVSRRGGFKAKAAWMFRGGDQGLDASSEHSENANEDILMFFFQLDLATRVQYALNMEQYDAAQQLRNKLTEVEEEVIKQQQSKRGLSSKSEAQDKALSIIRLRSDLQNAVEKENYALAAELRDEISKLEAESLAASAKALAHENAQYAFRLGQKVRHKKFVAGYRAVICGMDPVCSETSSWMDNAQVKKLTRGSTQPFYQVLVDVRAEPNLLVAYVPEENLLTPDKPDMGRFDHPYISFLFYGMDSAGDFIPIKQLREKYNRPRHEIPIDPPNDE; translated from the exons ATGGTGCAAAGTTTGTCGTTGAGTACTCTAGCTACTTGCGGAAAGATCCCAAATCAAAAGATACCTTCTTGGATGACACCCTTTGAGCCATTCAACAGATCCCAAATTACTTCTGCCTCTGGCAGACACTTGGTTTGTTGGAACCATTCTGTGCACAGCTTTTTCTTAATTGGGTACCCTTATGTTTCAAGGCGCGGTGGTTTTAAGGCTAAAGCAGCATGGATGTTTAGAGGGGGAGATCAAGGGTTGGATGCAAGTTCAGAGCACAGTGAGAATGCTAATGAGGATATCTTGATGTTCTTCTTTCAGCTAGACCTGGCCACAAGAGTACAG TATGCTTTGAATATGGAGCAGTATGACGCTGCACAGCAACTGAGAAACAAACTTACTGAG GTTGAAGAAGAGGTAATCAAGCAACAACAGTCAAAAAGGGGATTATCTTCAAAAAGTGAAGCTCAAGATAAAGCTCTAAGTATTATACGTCTTCG TTCAGACCTCCAGAATGCTGTTGAGAAGGAAAATTATGCCTTGGCTGCTGAATTACGAGATGAAATTTCCAAACTAGAAGCAGAGTCTCTAGCTGCATCAGCTAAAGCTTTGGCTCATGAAAATGCACAATATGCATTTCGCTTGGGTCAGAAAGTGAGACATAAAAAATTTG TTGCAGGCTATAGAGCTGTGATCTGTGGAATGGATCCAGTATGCAGTGAAACAAGTTCATGGATGGATAATGCACAAGTTAAGAAGTTGACTCGTGGTTCCACTCAACCATTTTATCAG GTTCTTGTTGATGTACGTGCTGAACCAAATCTATTAGTGGCATATG TTCCAGAGGAGAATCTTTTGACACCTGATAAGCCAGACATG GGAAGATTTGATCATCCCTacatctcttttcttttctatggAATGGATTCAGCTGGAGATTTCATCCCAATTAAGCAACTACGGGAGAAGTACAATAGACCAAGGCATGAAATACCAATTGACCCACCAAATGATGAATGA
- the LOC106755303 gene encoding putative pentatricopeptide repeat-containing protein At1g69350, mitochondrial, with protein sequence MTLYMPLFRSCFTLRSLTQLHAHLVVTGLHTDPLASTKLLESYAQMGSLPSSRVVFETHPSPDSFMFGVLIKCYLWHQLFHQVVSLYHNNIQKGSHLIQNCTFLYPSVLKAVSRVGDLVMGRKVHGRILRSGFGADHVIGTSLLSMYGELGCLNDARKVFDEMHVRDLVSWSSVIACYVENGRPQEGLVMLRGMVYEGIELDSVTMLSVAEACGKVGCLKLAKSVHGYGIRKEMVGDASLRNSLIVMYSQCSYLYGAKGVFEGVGDRSTSCWTCMISSCNQNGCFEEAIDAFRKMQESGVEVNEVTMISVLSCCARLGWLKEGMSVHSFILRREMNGADLDIGPALMDFYAAFWKISSCEKLLHLIGNSSVVSWNTLISIYAQEGLNKEAMVLFARMLEKGLMPDPFSLASSTSASADAGSILFGQQIHGHVMKRGFRDEFVQNSLMDMYSKCGFVDFAYAIFDKIREKSIVTWNCMISGFSQNGISVEALKLFDDMYFNCIDINDVTLLSAIQACSNSGYLEKGKWIHHKLIVSGMQRDLYIDTALVDMYAKSGDLLTAKGVFDNMAEKSVVSWSAMIAAYGIHGQLTSATTLFTKMVDSHIKPNEITFLNILSACRHAGSVEKGKFYFDLMKDYGIVPNAEHFASIVDLLSRAGDINGAYEIIKSTCLPIDASTWGALLNGCRIHGRMDLINNIQRELRELRTDDTGHYTLLSNIYAEGGNWYESRKVRSRMEGLGLKKVPGFSSIEIDKKIYRFGAGDTSSEWQMKEIYMFLENFQSLAQEQGCDVECHGTMFGASVFFEDYRPYNLKRETRSCIL encoded by the coding sequence ATGACATTGTACATGCCATTGTTCAGGTCATGTTTTACCTTAAGATCACTCACCCAACTCCATGCCCACCTCGTCGTCACTGGTCTCCACACCGACCCACTTGCCTCCACCAAGCTTCTCGAGTCCTACGCCCAAATGGGGTCTCTCCCTTCATCAAGAGTCGTTTTTGAAACCCACCCATCTCCCGATTCCTTCATGTTCGGTGTCCTCATCAAGTGTTACTTATGGCACCAATTGTTTCACCAAGTAGTTTCCCTTTACCACAATAACATTCAAAAGGGTTCCCACCTAATCCAGAACTGCACTTTCCTTTACCCTTCTGTTCTCAAAGCTGTTTCTCGCGTTGGGGACTTGGTTATGGGCAGGAAAGTGCATGGCAGGATACTAAGGTCTGGTTTTGGCGCTGATCATGTCATTGGAACTTCGTTGTTGAGCATGTATGGGGAATTAGGTTGTTTGAATGATGCCcggaaggtgtttgatgaaatgcatGTTAGAGATTTAGTTTCGTGGAGTTCGGTTATTGCGTGTTATGTGGAGAATGGTCGACCGCAAGAAGGGTTGGTAATGTTGCGTGGGATGGTTTACGAGGGAATTGAACTGGACTCTGTTACAATGCTCAGCGTGGCCGAGGCTTGTGGCAAGGTTGGTTGCCTTAAGCTGGCAAAATCGGTGCATGGGTATGGAATAAGGAAAGAGATGGTCGGTGATGCGAGTTTGAGGAATTCTCTTATTGTTATGTACAGTCAGTGTAGCTACTTATATGGAGCAAAAGGGGTTTTTGAAGGTGTTGGTGATCGAAGTACTTCTTGTTGGACTTGTATGATCTCTTCGTGTAATCAGAATGGGTGCTTTGAGGAGGCTATTGATGCTTTTAGGAAAATGCAGGAATCTGGAGTTGAAGTCAATGAGGTGACTATGATCAGTGTTCTGTCTTGTTGTGCTAGGTTAGGCTGGTTGAAAGAGGGAATGTCAGTTCATAGCTTTATTTTGAGGAGAGAAATGAATGGTGCTGATCTTGATATAGGGCCTGCACTGATGGATTTCTATGCAGCGTTTTGGAAAATAAGCAGTTGTGAAAAGCTTCTTCATTTAATTGGAAACAGCAGTGTTGTATCCTGGAACACTCTAATATCAATTTATGCGCAGGAGGGTTTAAACAAGGAAGCCATGGTGCTCTTTGCACGTATGTTAGAAAAGGGGCTAATGCCGGACCCGTTTAGCTTAGCAAGTTCTACTTCAGCCAGTGCAGATGCTGGTTCAATACTATTTGGACAGCAGATACACGGCCATGTGATGAAAAGAGGCTTCCGGGATGAATTTGTTCAGAACTCATTGATGGATATGTATTCAAAATGTGGCTTTGTGGATTTTGCATACGCAATTTTTGACAAGATTAGGGAGAAAAGCATTGTGACATGGAACTGTATGATTTCTGGGTTTTCTCAAAATGGCATTTCAGTAGAAGCACTCAAGCTATTTGATGACATGTACTTCAATTGTATTGACATTAATGACGTAACCTTATTAAGTGCAATTCAAGCATGCTCCAATTCGGGTTATCTCGAGAAGGGAAAATGGATTCACCATAAGCTCATTGTATCTGGTATGCAGAGGGATCTATACATAGATACAGCTCTGGTTGACATGTATGCCAAGAGTGGGGACCTTCTAACAGCCAAAGGAGTTTTTGATAACATGGCAGAGAAAAGTGTGGTGTCTTGGAGTGCCATGATTGCTGCTTATGGCATACATGGTCAACTAACTTCTGCTACTACCCTCTTCACCAAAATGGTAGACTCACATATTAAACCAAATGAAATAACTTTCTTGAACATCCTTTCTGCCTGCAGGCATGCTGGATCAGTTGAAAAAGGAAAGTTCTATTTTGACTTAATGAAGGATTATGGCATAGTGCCTAATGCAGAACATTTTGCCTCTATAGTTGACCTTCTAAGCCGTGCCGGTGATATCAATGGagcatatgaaataattaaGTCAACATGTCTACCTATAGATGCTAGCACATGGGGTGCTTTGCTTAATGGCTGTAGAATACATGGGAGGATGGATTTGATTAACAACATTCAAAGAGAACTTAGAGAATTAAGAACAGATGATACAGGACACTACACTTTGTTATCTAACATATATGCCGAGGGAGGAAACTGGTATGAATCCAGAAAGGTGAGATCAAGGATGGAAGGACTGGGCCTAAAGAAGGTCCCTGGCTTCAGTTCAATTGAGATAGATAAGAAAATTTACAGATTCGGAGCCGGAGACACTTCTTCTGAATGGCAAatgaaagaaatttatatgtttttagaaaattttcagAGTTTGGCACAGGAACAAGGATGTGATGTAGAATGTCATGGCACAATGTTTGGAGCTAGTGTGTTTTTTGAGGATTATAGACCGTATAACTTGAAGAGAGAAACCAGAAGTTGCATTTTATAA
- the LOC106755338 gene encoding uncharacterized protein LOC106755338 isoform X3, protein MVQSLSLSTLATCGKIPNQKIPSWMTPFEPFNRSQITSASGRHLVCWNHSVHSFFLIGYPYVSRRGGFKAKAAWMFRGGDQGLDASSEHSENANEDILMFFFQLDLATRVQYALNMEQYDAAQQLRNKLTEVEEEVIKQQQSKRGLSSKSEAQDKALSIIRLRSDLQNAVEKENYALAAELRDEISKLEAESLAASAKALAHENAQYAFRLGQKVRHKKFVAGYRAVICGMDPVCSETSSWMDNAQVKKLTRGSTQPFYQVLVDVRAEPNLLVAYVPEENLLTPDKPDMLEISSQLSNYGRSTIDQGMKYQLTHQMMNEKDGLKA, encoded by the exons ATGGTGCAAAGTTTGTCGTTGAGTACTCTAGCTACTTGCGGAAAGATCCCAAATCAAAAGATACCTTCTTGGATGACACCCTTTGAGCCATTCAACAGATCCCAAATTACTTCTGCCTCTGGCAGACACTTGGTTTGTTGGAACCATTCTGTGCACAGCTTTTTCTTAATTGGGTACCCTTATGTTTCAAGGCGCGGTGGTTTTAAGGCTAAAGCAGCATGGATGTTTAGAGGGGGAGATCAAGGGTTGGATGCAAGTTCAGAGCACAGTGAGAATGCTAATGAGGATATCTTGATGTTCTTCTTTCAGCTAGACCTGGCCACAAGAGTACAG TATGCTTTGAATATGGAGCAGTATGACGCTGCACAGCAACTGAGAAACAAACTTACTGAG GTTGAAGAAGAGGTAATCAAGCAACAACAGTCAAAAAGGGGATTATCTTCAAAAAGTGAAGCTCAAGATAAAGCTCTAAGTATTATACGTCTTCG TTCAGACCTCCAGAATGCTGTTGAGAAGGAAAATTATGCCTTGGCTGCTGAATTACGAGATGAAATTTCCAAACTAGAAGCAGAGTCTCTAGCTGCATCAGCTAAAGCTTTGGCTCATGAAAATGCACAATATGCATTTCGCTTGGGTCAGAAAGTGAGACATAAAAAATTTG TTGCAGGCTATAGAGCTGTGATCTGTGGAATGGATCCAGTATGCAGTGAAACAAGTTCATGGATGGATAATGCACAAGTTAAGAAGTTGACTCGTGGTTCCACTCAACCATTTTATCAG GTTCTTGTTGATGTACGTGCTGAACCAAATCTATTAGTGGCATATG TTCCAGAGGAGAATCTTTTGACACCTGATAAGCCAGACATG CTGGAGATTTCATCCCAATTAAGCAACTACGGGAGAAGTACAATAGACCAAGGCATGAAATACCAATTGACCCACCAAATGATGAATGAAAAAGATGGATTGAAAGCTTAA
- the LOC106755338 gene encoding uncharacterized protein LOC106755338 isoform X2 — translation MVQSLSLSTLATCGKIPNQKIPSWMTPFEPFNRSQITSASGRHLVCWNHSVHSFFLIGYPYVSRRGGFKAKAAWMFRGGDQGLDASSEHSENANEDILMFFFQLDLATRVQYALNMEQYDAAQQLRNKLTEVEEEVIKQQQSKRGLSSKSEAQDKALSIIRLRSDLQNAVEKENYALAAELRDEISKLEAESLAASAKALAHENAQYAFRLGQKVRHKKFGYRAVICGMDPVCSETSSWMDNAQVKKLTRGSTQPFYQVLVDVRAEPNLLVAYVPEENLLTPDKPDMGRFDHPYISFLFYGMDSAGDFIPIKQLREKYNRPRHEIPIDPPNDE, via the exons ATGGTGCAAAGTTTGTCGTTGAGTACTCTAGCTACTTGCGGAAAGATCCCAAATCAAAAGATACCTTCTTGGATGACACCCTTTGAGCCATTCAACAGATCCCAAATTACTTCTGCCTCTGGCAGACACTTGGTTTGTTGGAACCATTCTGTGCACAGCTTTTTCTTAATTGGGTACCCTTATGTTTCAAGGCGCGGTGGTTTTAAGGCTAAAGCAGCATGGATGTTTAGAGGGGGAGATCAAGGGTTGGATGCAAGTTCAGAGCACAGTGAGAATGCTAATGAGGATATCTTGATGTTCTTCTTTCAGCTAGACCTGGCCACAAGAGTACAG TATGCTTTGAATATGGAGCAGTATGACGCTGCACAGCAACTGAGAAACAAACTTACTGAG GTTGAAGAAGAGGTAATCAAGCAACAACAGTCAAAAAGGGGATTATCTTCAAAAAGTGAAGCTCAAGATAAAGCTCTAAGTATTATACGTCTTCG TTCAGACCTCCAGAATGCTGTTGAGAAGGAAAATTATGCCTTGGCTGCTGAATTACGAGATGAAATTTCCAAACTAGAAGCAGAGTCTCTAGCTGCATCAGCTAAAGCTTTGGCTCATGAAAATGCACAATATGCATTTCGCTTGGGTCAGAAAGTGAGACATAAAAAATTTG GCTATAGAGCTGTGATCTGTGGAATGGATCCAGTATGCAGTGAAACAAGTTCATGGATGGATAATGCACAAGTTAAGAAGTTGACTCGTGGTTCCACTCAACCATTTTATCAG GTTCTTGTTGATGTACGTGCTGAACCAAATCTATTAGTGGCATATG TTCCAGAGGAGAATCTTTTGACACCTGATAAGCCAGACATG GGAAGATTTGATCATCCCTacatctcttttcttttctatggAATGGATTCAGCTGGAGATTTCATCCCAATTAAGCAACTACGGGAGAAGTACAATAGACCAAGGCATGAAATACCAATTGACCCACCAAATGATGAATGA
- the LOC106755315 gene encoding uncharacterized protein LOC106755315, producing MGTKVQNLPGYYSMRDLNEESSSCGWPLFYGDKSLSNGQYYNSYLPSSATDACSGYDRDAVKRMMLEHEAIFKNQVYELHRLYRIQRDLMSEVKKKELDRNQIPIEASCSTGQMASQLTNDAGQKWHIPLGNSCGAKTSVSGIEGIHSPLDSMKGIGKQTSPFPSPNGCSSKDVEVLESRPSKVRRKMFDLHLPADEYIDTEESEKLSDEKTSDPSFFLPDRNCKNGKEGDGEHFCGNGEKTGNQEDTSRSEQSLRRRNGLADLNEPLQVEETYNSPYVHVLDRNPSQGEAECSDLYAAPKQKSEFFGLSREQLLNSNHGTDSWAQNNGYLENNRGGKGWYQSVPGAGKANINAQSGPHVLRLEKSPLSSQTIQDAFSKFHEPASDYINGRNKAADIWKEKTVSDFHISERNHEYTINKHPESVIPLLRPGLFAASPSSDLSKSWSHSASSWEMANSSLSQRLMSIQTPPFHASGALTRISQSQSNGILEECWPLNMNSKPSTGSRCDAPLQNGFFPGSSSGSKEPSMNISSISYDYLNHKNDFKIIPDHFVNNVPSKSCKGSDSNCNNMKSGKDIDLNVLLPNGSSNNFGPQSGIVGIMDGEQKNEECHVALPWLRGKTTCKNGVQNSAGESGLFHAASLSNKDETGKGPSGQFMHNINSVLCSNDIEVRRTEVYESSRDKKILGVPIFEMPRISAKEMSSITSQSVSNHNPSDVKAVENKKKQIFDINLPCDAAAVELDKEAFTETAASKTRSPTKADSRNQIDLNLSMSEDEGSFTTIPSDNVKMKANIDLEAPVVLETEEDVLSAEKPLETSLQSSQVLKHSVEQPKDNELMTNAAEAIVVLSSLSFDEVDGVTSESLSECPTVDLLNWFADIVSSCKDNVEGNCDASREKDAEDNDQRSSGGLDYFEAMTLNLPYTKEEDYMPKPLVPENFKVEETTTLLPTRTRKGPARRGRQRRDFQRDILPGLASLSRHEVTEDLQTFGGIMRGTGYSWNSGLTRRSSSRNGGGRGRRRTQVAPSPPTPVATNETSTPLIQQLNNIEIGLEDRSLTGWGKTTRRPRRQRCPAGNPPLIQLT from the exons ATGGGAACCAAAGTTCAGAATCTTCCAGGATATTACTCAATGAGAGATCTTAATGAGGAATCTAGCAGTTGTGGCTGGCCCCTATTCTATGGGGATAAGTCGCTCTCAAATGGGCAGTACTATAATAGTTATTTGCCAAGTTCTGCAACAGACGCATGTTCTGGATATGATAGGGATGCTGTGAAGCGGATGATGCTTGAGCATGAGGCCATATTTAAAAATCAG GTCTATGAACTTCACCGTTTGTACAGAATACAAAGGGATTTGATGAGTGAGGTTAAAAAGAAAGAACTAGACAGAAACCAGATACCAATTGAGGCATCGTGTTCCACAGGTCAAATGGCATCTCAATTAACAAATGATGCCGGACAAAAATGGCACATTCCTTTGGGAAATTCTTGTGGTGCTAAAACATCTGTGTCCGGAATTGAGGGCATTCATTCTCCTTTGGATTCGATGAAAGGGATTGGCAAACAAACAAGTCCGTTTCCATCCCCAAATGGATGTAGTTCGAAAGACGTTGAGGTGCTTGAGTCCAGACCCTCGAAGGTGAGGAGAAAAATGTTTGACCTTCACCTCCCTGCCGATGAGTACATTGATACTGAGGAAAGTGAAAAGCTCAGTGATGAAAAGACAAGTGATccatctttctttcttcctgATCGAAACTGTAAAAATGGGAAGGAGGGTGATGGGGAACATTTTTGTGGCAATGGTGAGAAGACTGGCAATCAAGAAGACACTTCAAGATCTGAGCAATCTTTAAGGAGAAGAAATGGTTTGGCTGACTTAAACGAACCTCTTCAAGTGGAAGAAACATACAATTCTCCATATGTTCATGTTCTGGACCGTAATCCCAGTCAAGGGGAAGCTGAATGTTCTGATCTCTATGCCGCTCCCAAACAAAAGTCAGAGTTTTTTGGTTTATCTAGGGAACAATTGCTCAACTCAAATCATGGAACTGACAGTTGGGCTCAAAATAATGGTTATTTGGAGAACAATAGGGGTGGAAAAGGGTGGTATCAATCAGTACCTGGGGCAG GGAAAGCTAATATCAACGCACAATCTGGTCCACACGTCCTCAGACTGGAGAAATCACCCTTATCTTCCCAAACAATACAAGATGCATTTAGTAAATTTCATGAACCTGCATCTGATTATATAAATGGTCGAAACAAGGCTGCTGATATCTGGAAGGAAAAGACAGTTAGTGACTTTCATATCAGTGAAAGAAATCATGAATACACCATCAACAAGCATCCTGAGTCTGTGATACCATTACTTAGACCTGGTCTTTTTGCAGCTTCTCCTTCCTCTGATTTATCTAAGTCTTGGTCTCATTCAGCTTCTTCTTGGGAAATGGCCAATAGCAGCCTAAGCCAGAGGTTGATGTCAATTCAGACACCTCCATTTCATGCATCTGGTGCTTTGACTAGAATTTCCCAGTCACAAAGCAATGGGATATTGGAAGAATGCTGGCCTCTGAATATGAATTCCAAGCCTAGCACAGGTTCTCGTTGTGATGCACCTCTACAGAATGGATTTTTCCCTGGGTCTTCATCTGGCTCCAAGGAACCATCAATGAACATCTCTTCTATTAGCTATGACTATCTCAATCATAAAAATGACTTTAAGATAATTCCCGATCATTTTGTCAATAATGTTCCATCCAAATCCTGTAAGGGTTCAGATTCAAATTGTAATAACATGAAGTCTGGAAAAGATATTGATTTGAATGTTCTGCTTCCGAATGGTTCATCCAACAACTTTGGTCCCCAGTCAGGCATTGTTGGGATAATGGATGGAGAACAGAAGAATGAGGAGTGTCATGTTGCGTTACCCTGGCTTAGAGGAAAGACAACATGTAAGAATGGAGTACAAAACTCTGCAGGAGAGTCAGGTTTATTCCATGCTGCCTCATTGTCCAACAAAGATGAAACTGGAAAGGGACCTAGCGGGCAATTTATGCACAATATAAATTCAGTTTTGTGTTCTAATGACATTGAGGTGAGGAGGACAGAGGTGTATGAAAGCTCTAGGGATAAGAAAATTCTTGGAGTTCCCATATTTGAGATGCCTCGTATTTCTGCCAAGGAGATGTCCTCAATCACTTCTCAGTCTGTGTCAAATCATAATCCATCTGATGTAAAAGCagtagaaaataagaaaaaacagaTATTTGATATCAACTTGCCTTGTGATGCTGCTGCTGTTGAGTTGGATAAAGAAGCATTCACTGAAACTGCTGCTAGCAAGACAAGGTCTCCTACAAAAGCAGACTCTAGAAATCAAATTGACCTGAACTTGAGTATGAGTGAGGATGAAGGATCTTTCACAACTATACCAAGTGACAATGTAAAAATGAAGGCAAATATAGATTTGGAAGCCCCTGTTGTTCTTGAGACAGAAGAGGATGTTCTTTCCGCAGAAAAGCCACTTGAAACTTCTCTACAATCATCGCAAGTCCTAAAACATTCAGTTGAACAGCCAAAGGATAATGAACTTATGACAAATGCAGCAGAGGCAATTGTTGTCCTGTCATCTCTTTCCTTTGATGAAGTGGATGGTGTGACCAGTGAAAGTTTATCAGAATGTCCAACGGTGGACTTGCTAAATTGGTTTGCAGACATAGTTTCCTCATGCAAAGATAATGTAGAGGGAAATTGTGATGCTTCAAGGGAAAAAGATGCCGAGGACAATGACCAGCGTTCCTCAGGAGGATTGGATTACTTTGAGGCAATGACATTGAACTTGCCATACACCAAGGAAGAAGACTACATGCCCAAGCCTCTTGTTCCTGAAAACTTCAAAGTGGAAGAAACAACTACTTTGTTACCAACTAGGACACGAAAGGGGCCAGCAAGGAGAGGGCGACAGCGAAGGGACTTCCAAAGGGACATTCTTCCAGGCCTTGCATCTTTATCAAGGCATGAAGTAACAGAAGATCTTCAGACATTTGGTGGGATCATGAGGGGAACAGGTTATTCATGGAATTCAGGATTAACTAGGAGAAGCTCATCTAGGAATGGTGGTGGCCGGGGAAGGCGACGGACACAGGTTGCCCCCTCTCCACCTACACCGGTGGCAACAAATGAAACTAGCACCCCACTGATTCAGCAGCTTAATAACATTGAAATTGGATTGGAGGATAGAAGCTTAACAGGTTGGGGCAAGACAACAAGGAGGCCCCGCCGACAGAGGTGCCCGGCCGGTAACCCTCCATTGATCCAGTTAACCTAA
- the LOC106755300 gene encoding hevamine-A-like encodes MANFATSFSFFTLALLALTSGSNGGSIAIYWGQNGNEGTLAETCGTGNYEYAILAFLPTFGNGQTPMINLAGHCDPYSDGCTKLSSDIKSCQAKGIKVLLSLGGGAGSYSLASSQDARQVATYLWNNFLGGSSPSRPLGPAVLDGIDFDIEGGSNLYWDDLARYLKGYSNKGRKVYLTAAPQCPFPDAWIGNALKTGLFDNVWVQFYNNPPCQFSSEITNLEDAWKQWSSDIPANKIFLGLPASPAAAGSGFIDVDDLTSKVLPAIKDSSKYGGVMLWSRYYDGLSGYSSSIKSHV; translated from the exons ATGGCAAACTTTGCAACTTCATTCTCATTCTTCACATTGGCACTATTGGCACTAACAAGTGGTTCAAACGGTGGCAGCATTGCAATCTACTGGGGCCAGAATGGCAATGAAGGAACCTTAGCAGAGACATGTGGCACAGGGAACTATGAATATGCCATCTTGGCCTTTTTGCCAACTTTTGGGAATGGCCAAACGCCAATGATAAACCTTGCTGGTCATTGTGACCCTTATAGTGATGGTTGCACCAAGTTGAGCTCAGACATAAAATCTTGCCAAGCCAAAGGCATAAAAGTGTTGCTGTCTTTGGGAGGAGGTGCTGGTAGCTACTCTCTTGCATCCTCTCAAGATGCAAGGCAAGTTGCCACTTACCTTTGGAACAATTTCTTGGGGGGAAGCTCTCCTTCTCGCCCTCTTGGACCTGCTGTTCTTGATGGCATTGACTTTGACATTGAAGGAGGATCAAACCTTTATTGGGATGATCTTGCAAGGTACCTCAAAGGGTACAGCAACAAGGGCAGAAAAGTGTACTTGACAGCAGCCCCTCAATGCCCCTTTCCTGATGCTTGGATAGGAAATGCCCTCAAGACAG GTCTTTTTGACAATGTCTGGGTCCAATTCTACAACAATCCTCCTTGCCAATTCTCTAGTGAGATTACCAACCTTGAAGATGCATGGAAGCAGTGGTCTTCTGATATTCCAGCCAACAAGATCTTCTTGGGGCTACCAGCTTCCCCTGCTGCTGCTGGAAGTGGATTCATTGATGTGGATGATCTTACTTCCAAAGTGCTTCCAGCAATTAAGGACTCTTCCAAATATGGGGGTGTTATGCTCTGGTCTAGGTACTATGATGGCCTCAGTGGATACAGTTCCTCCATCAAGAGCCATGTCTAA